Proteins encoded in a region of the Paenibacillus sp. E222 genome:
- a CDS encoding thioredoxin family protein, translated as MGKPNLSHKFGKGLPPKDFIESMTKNQSEFQANYDNFAWPSEDDREFFESLNHRDDLRVLILAADWCGDVVRNVPVVFQALEISGIPTEVLILENHPEVMDEFLTMGGRSVPVVIFADTGGHVLGQWGPRPQHVQEVMVEFKRNNPDREAADYQDNLAVARQEIGKRYGEGTESNAAIIRELRELISGY; from the coding sequence ATGGGGAAACCAAACTTGTCTCACAAATTCGGTAAAGGTCTGCCACCGAAAGATTTCATTGAGAGCATGACGAAGAACCAAAGTGAGTTTCAGGCAAACTACGACAACTTTGCGTGGCCAAGTGAGGATGATCGTGAATTTTTCGAAAGCCTGAATCACCGCGATGATTTGCGTGTGTTAATTTTGGCTGCTGACTGGTGTGGCGACGTGGTACGCAATGTTCCGGTCGTGTTCCAGGCGCTGGAAATCTCCGGCATTCCGACAGAAGTTCTTATTTTGGAAAATCATCCTGAAGTGATGGATGAGTTCCTTACGATGGGCGGACGCTCTGTCCCAGTCGTTATTTTTGCAGATACAGGCGGACATGTACTGGGCCAATGGGGACCTCGTCCGCAACATGTGCAGGAAGTTATGGTTGAATTCAAACGTAACAACCCGGACCGTGAAGCAGCAGATTATCAGGATAATTTGGCTGTTGCACGTCAAGAGATTGGGAAACGTTATGGGGAAGGAACCGAGTCCAATGCAGCTATTATTCGTGAGTTGCGTGAACTGATTTCGGGTTACTGA
- a CDS encoding MBL fold metallo-hydrolase → MLNIRTFSLGPLQTNAYLLQGDDPGKAVIIDPGMNPGPLLKAIQDLEIEAILLTHAHFDHMGGVDEIRKLKGCPVYLHDLESDWLTTPKLNGSLNWPQATPPLSTDPAEYAMDEGQTLNFIGHTFKVYHTPGHSPGSVSLLCGDDLFAGDVLFRMGVGRTDLTGGRERDLIDSIQNKLYTFSDEVKVYPGHGPKTTIGYEKKNNPYVSAR, encoded by the coding sequence ATGCTTAACATTCGTACGTTTTCATTAGGACCGCTCCAGACCAATGCGTATCTGTTGCAGGGGGATGATCCAGGTAAAGCCGTAATCATTGACCCTGGAATGAATCCGGGCCCATTACTCAAAGCCATTCAGGACCTGGAGATCGAAGCGATCCTGCTCACTCACGCGCATTTTGATCATATGGGCGGTGTGGATGAAATTCGCAAATTGAAAGGCTGTCCTGTTTATTTGCATGACTTGGAGAGTGATTGGCTCACAACGCCAAAATTAAATGGTTCTTTGAACTGGCCGCAGGCTACCCCGCCGCTTTCAACAGATCCAGCTGAATATGCCATGGACGAAGGACAGACTTTGAACTTTATTGGTCATACGTTCAAAGTGTATCATACACCAGGACACTCCCCAGGCAGTGTAAGTCTGTTATGTGGTGACGATCTGTTTGCTGGTGATGTTCTGTTCCGTATGGGTGTGGGCAGAACCGATCTGACCGGAGGCCGTGAACGGGATCTGATCGATTCAATCCAGAACAAGTTATACACCTTCTCCGATGAGGTCAAAGTGTATCCAGGTCATGGTCCCAAAACGACAATTGGTTATGAGAAGAAAAACAATCCTTACGTCTCTGCAAGATGA
- the sigY gene encoding RNA polymerase sigma factor SigY yields the protein MIQMEAAELEEVQRAIQGDDSALAELLQRHYSFVYKYLVKVTMDPNVAEETVQDTMIRCMENIHRYDGSSAFSSWMITIATRIYIDKTRRRRREQIWLEAIRNQAVRKLRWQFESRNEEWTDVMDAMTRLTPEHRIAVLLKHYYGYGYDEIGEMLGIPSGTAKSRTAYGLRQLRKELEEREQI from the coding sequence ATGATTCAGATGGAGGCAGCCGAACTGGAAGAGGTACAGAGAGCGATACAGGGGGATGACAGTGCACTGGCAGAACTGCTGCAGCGTCACTACTCCTTTGTGTATAAGTATCTTGTCAAAGTAACGATGGACCCCAACGTTGCTGAGGAGACGGTGCAGGATACGATGATTCGATGTATGGAAAATATTCATAGGTACGATGGCTCGTCTGCCTTTTCGTCATGGATGATTACGATTGCCACCCGTATATATATCGACAAGACTAGGCGCAGGCGAAGAGAACAGATCTGGTTGGAAGCCATTCGTAATCAGGCTGTACGCAAATTGCGATGGCAATTTGAGAGCCGCAATGAAGAATGGACAGATGTCATGGATGCCATGACAAGGTTAACCCCAGAACATCGTATTGCCGTCCTGCTGAAGCATTATTATGGCTATGGCTATGATGAAATTGGTGAAATGCTGGGTATTCCATCCGGAACGGCGAAGTCTCGAACGGCCTATGGTCTTCGTCAATTGAGAAAGGAGCTGGAAGAGCGTGAGCAGATCTGA
- a CDS encoding YxlC family protein, with protein sequence MSRSEEQDEQEILMRMQQQMKVLDDAYEPVNIPSLASIEAQVKERRQMRRRANRIEMILFWIVGLFIIAFGVLLFHSAPALYLGIQAISLCAAIAVVIIWSGRRRKETRHE encoded by the coding sequence GTGAGCAGATCTGAAGAACAGGATGAACAAGAAATTTTGATGCGGATGCAACAGCAGATGAAAGTGCTCGATGATGCGTATGAGCCTGTAAATATACCTTCATTAGCCTCCATTGAAGCCCAAGTCAAGGAACGAAGACAAATGAGACGACGAGCCAATCGGATCGAAATGATCTTGTTCTGGATTGTGGGACTGTTCATTATCGCTTTTGGTGTCTTGTTATTCCATTCGGCTCCAGCTCTATATTTGGGTATCCAGGCGATTAGCTTGTGCGCAGCGATTGCCGTGGTAATAATCTGGTCAGGGCGACGTCGGAAGGAGACTCGTCATGAAT